GCTGCGCGAGGAGTTCGGGCCGGGACGGCGTGGCGATGGCCCCGGCTGGGAGCAGGGTGCCGGCGCCGACTCGACGGCCTGGCGGCGCATCATGGACCGGCGTCTCGGCCACCTGGCCCGGCGACTCGATCTCAGCCCGGCCCAGGTCGAGGCGTTCCGCGAAGCCCAGGCCGATCTGGACGGGCGCCTGCGGCGGGCGCGCCGGAACCTGTTCGCCGCCCGCCTGCGCGTGCGCGAGCTGATGATCACCGGCCCGGTCGATCGGCCGGCCCTGCGCGACGCCATGGCCGAAGTCGGTCGGCGCCAGGCGGAGATGGATTCGCTGGCCACCGAGACCCTGCTGCGGGAGCTGGAGGCCCTCGAGCCCGGCCAGCGCGAGGCCTATCTCGACTTCATTCCGCGCGGCGGGGGCCGCGGTGCCGGGCGCGGAGGCGGTCCTGGCCATCCGGACGGGGGGCATCCGGGCCGCTGAGCCCCGTCGGGGCGGCCAAAAGCTGGTTGACAGCCTCCGTTCCGATTTCTTACTTATTACGCGCAGAGGCTTTTGCGCGTGATGCGGTCCGGCCGCCATCGGATCCGGCGTCGCCATTCCCCACCACACATCGGGCTGCGACCGCCCCGCGCGGGGCGCCCCGGTCAACCGGCATCACCGTCCGTCCGCATTCCCTAGGGGAGTATCTTCATGTCCAAAGTGCGTTATCTCCTGTTGGCCGGTCTGCTCGTCCTGGCGGCTCTCGCCGTGGTCGGATGCCGCTCCGCCCATACCACCAGCGCCATCCTCTACATCGACGAGCAGAACTACGACAAGGCCGTGCAGGTGATCCACGAGGGATTCGAGTACCGCGACGACGAGCCGGACGCCTACTACTACCTGGGCGAGGCCTACAGCCACCTGGCCGAGGAGGCCGTCGAGGCCGACGACTACCCCGAGGCGCTCAAGAACTACCAGCTGGCCTACGAGGCCTACGAACGCTGCCTGGGCCTCGACTCGGAGCACTTCGCCGAGGAGGTCCAGACCTCGCTGGAGTACAACTACAACAACCGCCTGCGCCAGGCGAAGCTCGACTGGGACGAGAAGTTCTATGAGCAGGCCGAGGGCCACCTGCGGCTGGCCTACGCCTCGCTGCCCGACTCCCTGACGCCCGTCAAGAGCATCGCCCGCATGAAGATGCAGATGTCCCAGGAGGAGAAGTACCTCGACCAGCGCGACGAACTGCTGAACGAGGCCCTCACCCTGATCGACCAGGTGCTCGCGGAGAAGCCCGAAGCCTACGACCTGCAGGTGAACAAGGCCAACGTGCTGGTCGCCCTCGGTCGCAACGACGAGGGCCGCGAGATCTTCGACACCCTGCTGCGCGAGCACGGCGACGACACCGACCTGCTCGCCGACATCGCCCGCCTCGCCATCGAGGACGGCGACTACGCCCGCGCCGCCGACTTCTACGTGCGGATCGTCGACCTGCACGAGGCCGACACGGACGCCGGCAACGACGCGGACAACAAGGCCATGCTCGTCAGCGCCGGCACCTGGTACTCGTCGCCCAACGTGGGGCGCTACGAGGACGCCATCGGCGTGCTCGACCGCGCGGCGAACCTCGAGACGATCCCGACCGAGAACACGATGCTCATGCGCGTGCGGACGTACTACAACTACGGCAAGCACCTCAAGGAGCAGTACGCGAACGAGACCGATCCGGCGCGCAAGGCCGAGCTCGAGGCCGAGTACAAGGCCATGCTCACGCGCTCGACCGAGGTCGGCGTGGCCATGACGAACAATTTCGTGGCCAATCCGGACGGCTTCTTCTACCTTAGCCTCGCTCAGATGGAGCTCGGCGACTTCAAGGCGTCCGAGGCGAACTTCAAGACCTACGAGCAGCTCAAGGAAACTCCCTAGCGACGCCACCACGCGCACCGGCCCGACGGAGGGTCCGGCCGGTGCGCGGCGTTCTTTCGCCGGCTGACGGCGAAAAATCATAAAGTTGTGGGCCCGGCGGCCCGGATTGTGCTAGACTGCCGGCATACCACAAGGCTACTGCCATGAATCGGTCGCCACCCGCCCCCGGGCGGTGCGGCAGCCGAACCGACCAACCCAGGGGACATTCCACGATTCGACTCCCAGGCGGCCACCTGCGCCGTCGGGGCCCTGCAAGCCGTTCCGGACCCGTTCCGCCCTTTCCCGTGCCGAATTTGCCGCCACTCCGGAAAGGAAGCGACCGGTCCCCGGACCCGGAATCCCCGCAAAGACTGCAACCGCTCGGTATCGAGGAGAGAAATGGACATCAAGGAACTGCAGGAGATGAACATCCACGAACTCGTGGAAGTCGCGCGCGGTATGAACATCGAGGCGCTGAGCACCCTGCGCAAATCCGAACTCATATTCAAGATCCTGGAGGGTCAGACCGAGAAGAACGGCCTGATCTACGCGGAGGGCGTGCTCCAGGTGCTGGCCGAAGGCTACGGCTTCCTGCGGTCGGCGAAGTACAACTACCTGCCCGGTCCGGACGACATCTACCTCTCCCCGTCCCAGATCAAGAAGTTCGATCTCAAGACGGGCGACACCATCAGCGGCCAGGTGCGGCCTCCCAAGGACAACGAGCGCTACTTCGCCCTGCTGAAGGTCGAGTCGGTCAACTACAAGGATCCGGACACGGCCAAGAAGGTCACCCTCTTCGACAACCTGACGCCGCTGTACCCCGAGCAGATCCTCAATCTCGAGCACCAGCCCAAGAACATGACCACCCGGCTGATCAACCTGCTCAGCCCCATCGGCAAGGGCCAGCGCGGCCTGATCGTGTCGCCGCCGCGGGCGGGCAAGACCATGATCCTGCAGCAGGTGGCCAACGCCATCACGGCCAACCATCCCGAGGTGCACCTGATCGTGCTGCTCATCGACGAGCGGCCCGAGGAAGTGACGGACATGGCGCGGTCGGTGAAGGGCGAGGTCGTCAGCTCGACCTTCGACGAGCCGGCCGAGCGTCACGTGCAGGTGGCGAACATGGTGCTGGCCAAGAGCCGGCGGCTGGTCGAGAACGGCCTGGACGTGGTGATCCTGCTCGACTCGATCACGCGCCTGGCGCGGGCCCACAACGCCGTGGTGCCCCACTCGGGCAAGATCCTCTCGGGCGGTGTCGACTCGAACGCCCTGCAGAAGCCCAAGCGCTTCTTCGGCGCGGCCCGCAACATCGAGGACGGCGGCTCGCTGACGATCATCGCCACGGCCCTGATCGAGACGGGCAGCCGCATGGACGAGGTGATCTTCGAGGAGTTCAAGGGCACGGGCAACATGGAGATGGTGCTCGACCGCAAGATCGCCGACCGGCGCGTCTATCCGGCCATGGACATCTTCAAGTCGGGGACCCGCAAGGAGGACCTGCTGATCGACGCCAAGGATCTGGCCAAGATCTGGGTGCTGCGGAAGTACCTGAACGACTACAACCCGACCGAGGCCATGGAATTCCTGATCGACAAACTGGGCAAGACCAAGACGAACGAGCAGTTCCTGGCCGCCATGAACGCCTAGCAAATAGCCCGGTTGCCGGCCCCGGATCGCCTTCCGGGGCCCCCTGCGGGGCTTCCGGGCCGATTCGGGCCGTTCCCGGCGGGAGGGCCGGGGCCCCAAAAATACCTTGCATCCGGGCCGAACTCTTATTTCTTTTTGCCCTCACCGGTTCGCCCGGCCCAGTTGGCAGTTCCCGGGAGAAACCCCGCTTCGGGCGGGTGGCCCGCAAAAGAGGCAACGAGGACCATGAAGAAAGACATTCACCCGAAGTACGTCGACTGCACGATCACCTGCCTCTGCGGCAACGTGATCCAGACCCGTTCGACCAAGGACAAGCTGAACGTCGAAATCTGCTCGAACTGCCATCCGTTCTACACGGGCCAGCAGAAGATCGTCGACACCGCCGGTCGCGTCGAGCG
The window above is part of the bacterium genome. Proteins encoded here:
- a CDS encoding periplasmic heavy metal sensor yields the protein MRKIWILILLVSLGLNVGLGVRVLRGGGPLREEFGPGRRGDGPGWEQGAGADSTAWRRIMDRRLGHLARRLDLSPAQVEAFREAQADLDGRLRRARRNLFAARLRVRELMITGPVDRPALRDAMAEVGRRQAEMDSLATETLLRELEALEPGQREAYLDFIPRGGGRGAGRGGGPGHPDGGHPGR
- a CDS encoding tetratricopeptide repeat protein; this translates as MSKVRYLLLAGLLVLAALAVVGCRSAHTTSAILYIDEQNYDKAVQVIHEGFEYRDDEPDAYYYLGEAYSHLAEEAVEADDYPEALKNYQLAYEAYERCLGLDSEHFAEEVQTSLEYNYNNRLRQAKLDWDEKFYEQAEGHLRLAYASLPDSLTPVKSIARMKMQMSQEEKYLDQRDELLNEALTLIDQVLAEKPEAYDLQVNKANVLVALGRNDEGREIFDTLLREHGDDTDLLADIARLAIEDGDYARAADFYVRIVDLHEADTDAGNDADNKAMLVSAGTWYSSPNVGRYEDAIGVLDRAANLETIPTENTMLMRVRTYYNYGKHLKEQYANETDPARKAELEAEYKAMLTRSTEVGVAMTNNFVANPDGFFYLSLAQMELGDFKASEANFKTYEQLKETP
- the rho gene encoding transcription termination factor Rho, yielding MDIKELQEMNIHELVEVARGMNIEALSTLRKSELIFKILEGQTEKNGLIYAEGVLQVLAEGYGFLRSAKYNYLPGPDDIYLSPSQIKKFDLKTGDTISGQVRPPKDNERYFALLKVESVNYKDPDTAKKVTLFDNLTPLYPEQILNLEHQPKNMTTRLINLLSPIGKGQRGLIVSPPRAGKTMILQQVANAITANHPEVHLIVLLIDERPEEVTDMARSVKGEVVSSTFDEPAERHVQVANMVLAKSRRLVENGLDVVILLDSITRLARAHNAVVPHSGKILSGGVDSNALQKPKRFFGAARNIEDGGSLTIIATALIETGSRMDEVIFEEFKGTGNMEMVLDRKIADRRVYPAMDIFKSGTRKEDLLIDAKDLAKIWVLRKYLNDYNPTEAMEFLIDKLGKTKTNEQFLAAMNA
- the rpmE gene encoding 50S ribosomal protein L31; translated protein: MKKDIHPKYVDCTITCLCGNVIQTRSTKDKLNVEICSNCHPFYTGQQKIVDTAGRVERFRKRYADSNYNKK